A region from the Mycolicibacterium phlei genome encodes:
- a CDS encoding protein jag — MTDAETTERDDIDTQDGQLDELEEKLVAEGEIAGDYLEELLDLLDFDGDIDLDVEGDRAVVSIDGGNDLNKLVGRKGEVLDALQELTRLAVHQKTGERSRLMLDIASWRKRRRDELAALGEKVARRVLETGQREELAPMTPFERKIVHDAVAAIDGVHSESEGVEPQRRVVVLAD, encoded by the coding sequence ATGACCGACGCTGAGACCACCGAGCGCGACGACATCGACACGCAGGACGGCCAGCTGGACGAGCTCGAGGAGAAACTGGTCGCCGAGGGCGAGATCGCCGGCGACTATCTCGAGGAACTGTTGGATCTGCTGGACTTCGACGGCGACATCGACCTCGACGTAGAAGGCGACAGGGCGGTCGTGAGCATCGACGGCGGCAACGACCTGAACAAGTTGGTCGGCCGCAAGGGTGAGGTGCTCGACGCGCTGCAGGAGCTGACCCGGCTCGCGGTACACCAGAAGACCGGTGAGCGCAGCCGGCTGATGCTCGACATCGCCAGTTGGCGTAAGCGCCGCCGCGACGAGCTCGCGGCGCTGGGGGAGAAGGTCGCGCGCCGTGTGCTCGAGACGGGCCAGCGTGAGGAGCTCGCTCCCATGACGCCGTTCGAGCGCAAGATCGTGCACGACGCGGTCGCCGCGATCGACGGCGTGCACAGCGAGAGCGAGGGCGTGGAGCCGCAGCGGCGCGTCGTCGTTCTGGCTGACTGA
- the yidC gene encoding membrane protein insertase YidC encodes MFNWFSLDIIYYPVSAIMWVWYKLFAFLLGPSNFFAWALSVMFLVFTLRAILYKPFVKQIRTTRQMQELQPQIKALQKKYGKDRQRMALEMQKLQREHGFNPILGCLPMLAQIPVFIGLFHVLRSFNRTGGYGIGAQHLDPELNRSLPNYFFSAQDVGHFLDANLFGAPLGATMIQTTGLDAFTEFNRAAVIAVGVPIMLLAGIATHFNSRASVARQSPEAAANPQTALMNRLALYVFPLGVIVGGPFLPLAIIMYWLANNIWTFGQQHYVFGKIEKEEEEKKRLAQERQAKNAPPPGAKPKRDKRRAAEATDSGAEASDTTSATDDESSDGAAAKPAAGDQTPRPGATPRPGAKPKKRKR; translated from the coding sequence GTGTTTAACTGGTTCAGCCTCGACATCATCTATTACCCGGTGTCGGCGATCATGTGGGTCTGGTACAAGCTGTTCGCCTTCCTGCTGGGACCCTCGAACTTCTTCGCCTGGGCGCTGTCGGTGATGTTCCTGGTGTTCACCCTGCGCGCGATCCTCTACAAGCCGTTCGTCAAGCAGATCCGTACCACGCGGCAGATGCAGGAACTGCAGCCCCAGATCAAGGCGCTGCAGAAGAAGTACGGCAAGGACCGTCAGCGCATGGCGCTGGAGATGCAGAAGCTGCAGCGCGAGCACGGCTTCAACCCGATCCTCGGCTGCCTGCCGATGCTGGCGCAGATTCCGGTGTTCATCGGTCTGTTCCACGTGCTGCGCTCGTTCAACCGGACCGGCGGCTACGGGATCGGTGCGCAGCATCTCGATCCCGAGCTGAACCGGTCGCTGCCCAACTACTTCTTCAGCGCCCAGGACGTCGGTCACTTCCTGGACGCGAACCTGTTCGGGGCCCCGCTCGGCGCGACGATGATCCAGACCACCGGTCTGGACGCCTTCACGGAGTTCAACCGGGCCGCGGTGATCGCCGTCGGCGTCCCCATCATGCTGCTGGCCGGCATCGCGACGCACTTCAACAGCCGGGCCTCGGTGGCGCGGCAGAGTCCCGAGGCCGCCGCCAATCCGCAGACCGCGTTGATGAACCGGCTCGCTCTGTACGTGTTCCCGCTCGGCGTCATCGTCGGCGGGCCGTTCCTGCCGCTGGCCATCATCATGTACTGGCTGGCGAACAACATCTGGACCTTCGGTCAGCAGCACTACGTGTTCGGCAAGATCGAGAAAGAAGAAGAAGAGAAGAAGCGGCTGGCGCAGGAGCGACAGGCCAAGAACGCCCCGCCGCCGGGAGCCAAGCCGAAGCGGGACAAGCGACGCGCGGCCGAGGCGACGGACAGCGGCGCCGAGGCGTCGGACACCACCTCCGCGACCGACGACGAGTCCTCGGACGGGGCGGCGGCGAAGCCGGCCGCCGGCGACCAGACACCGCGCCCAGGCGCGACTCCGCGGCCCGGTGCGAAACCCAAGAAGCGTAAACGTTGA